A genomic segment from Candidatus Aminicenantes bacterium encodes:
- a CDS encoding dipeptidase, translating to MQIKHLLLSGLLFSGLLHPGADDPKLLKKALRIHQRALTVDTHCDTPFKLLEKDWDIGQYHQPGEPNSGCQDLPRMKAGGLDATFFAVFVAQGPRIPEGHAKAKAIAILDAMDGMFKKYPDRCALALTAGDARRLEKEGKTAIFIGMENGYPLGHDIALLDYFYSRGVRYVTLAHTADNDICDSSTDRRDPEDHGLSDWGRQVLRRMNELGIMIDVSHISDRSFWDVLALTKAPVIASHSCARALSDSPRNLSDDMLLALKKNNGVIQLCILDDYVKQPPPDPARKKAFDEFMKKEEALGGWSNITDQATKDALEKEYHDLGTRYPSPPVYVRDAVDHIDHIVRLIGIDHVGIGTDFDGGGGLADCSDVTQLKNFTIELVRRGYSEKDIAKIWGGNALRLLQQVIDYSKSKH from the coding sequence ATGCAAATCAAACACCTGCTGCTCTCCGGCTTGCTCTTTTCGGGGTTGCTGCACCCCGGCGCCGACGACCCGAAGCTGCTGAAAAAAGCGCTGCGCATCCACCAGCGCGCGCTGACCGTCGACACCCATTGCGACACCCCGTTCAAACTCCTTGAAAAGGATTGGGATATCGGCCAATATCACCAGCCGGGAGAGCCCAACAGCGGCTGCCAGGACCTGCCGCGCATGAAAGCCGGCGGGCTCGACGCCACCTTTTTCGCGGTGTTCGTCGCGCAGGGGCCCCGAATCCCAGAAGGTCACGCCAAGGCAAAGGCCATCGCCATCCTCGACGCCATGGATGGCATGTTCAAGAAATACCCGGACCGGTGCGCCCTGGCTTTGACGGCCGGCGACGCCAGGCGCCTGGAAAAAGAGGGCAAGACGGCTATTTTCATCGGCATGGAAAACGGCTACCCGCTGGGACACGACATCGCCCTGCTCGACTATTTCTATTCCCGCGGCGTGCGCTACGTCACCCTAGCCCACACCGCCGACAACGACATTTGCGACTCGTCCACCGACCGCCGGGATCCCGAGGACCACGGCCTGAGCGACTGGGGGCGGCAGGTGCTGCGGCGCATGAACGAGCTGGGCATCATGATCGACGTCTCGCACATCTCCGACCGCTCCTTTTGGGACGTATTGGCGCTGACCAAGGCCCCGGTCATCGCCTCGCACTCCTGCGCCCGCGCCCTCTCCGACAGCCCGCGCAACCTGAGCGACGACATGCTCCTGGCCTTGAAAAAAAACAACGGCGTCATCCAGCTCTGCATCCTCGACGACTACGTCAAGCAGCCGCCGCCCGACCCGGCCAGGAAAAAGGCCTTTGACGAATTCATGAAAAAAGAGGAAGCCCTCGGCGGCTGGAGCAATATCACCGACCAGGCCACAAAAGACGCACTGGAGAAAGAGTACCACGACCTCGGCACGCGCTACCCCTCGCCCCCGGTCTATGTCAGGGACGCGGTCGACCATATCGACCACATCGTGCGCCTGATCGGCATCGACCACGTGGGCATCGGCACCGACTTCGACGGCGGCGGCGGACTGGCCGACTGCTCCGACGTCACCCAGCTGAAGAACTTCACCATCGAGCTGGTGCGCCGGGGCTACTCGGAAAAAGACATCGCCAAGATCTGGGGCGGCAATGCCCTGAGGTTGCTGCAGCAAGTCATCGATTATTCAAAAAGCAAGCATTAA